In the Campylobacter showae genome, one interval contains:
- a CDS encoding FixH family protein — protein MAKNYWPHAIVISLILIVASCVATIILAVKNPVEMDEFYFERYQNVDENINEIEASQRRFDARYALKFEPEFDGLNGYFKIAAMPKNGSVVSNFTHEILLTRPATNEQNQNLNAKFDGQILKTQPVTLPKKGKWQILLKISDANDTGFYKFSFEAR, from the coding sequence ATGGCTAAAAACTACTGGCCTCACGCTATCGTTATCTCGCTTATTTTGATAGTCGCCTCCTGCGTAGCGACCATCATTCTGGCCGTCAAAAACCCCGTGGAGATGGACGAGTTTTACTTCGAGCGCTACCAAAACGTCGATGAAAATATAAACGAGATCGAGGCTAGCCAGCGCAGATTTGACGCCAGATACGCTCTTAAATTTGAGCCCGAATTTGACGGGCTAAACGGGTATTTTAAGATCGCCGCCATGCCAAAAAACGGCTCGGTAGTGTCAAATTTTACGCACGAGATTTTACTAACTAGACCCGCGACGAACGAGCAAAATCAAAATTTAAACGCCAAATTCGATGGGCAAATTTTAAAAACGCAGCCCGTAACTCTCCCCAAAAAAGGCAAATGGCAAATTTTGCTAAAAATATCCGACGCAAACGACACGGGCTTTTATAAATTTAGCTTCGAAGCGCGCTAG
- a CDS encoding PD-(D/E)XK nuclease family protein, translating to MQNLDKLYIFTNSRKIREFNAKFQNELVPKAMTIAQFEQKAVLVPGRFEADEAYALVLMQRACASVREASERLRIPSEFFAFLKNNDYLFSFFKELAISKKSVADLKFSDIYADYEEHLGILEAVLARYKELLAAENLYDGIALPEIYRLNGGFVREFREIYLEVDGFLSEFEWELFGEIAKLTTLKIIFQTSKFNKKLFLKLAEISGIDASEFSLYGEFELNLSLRELKKTGAVRKNPLVLKRSFSARSLQAAYAMAKASEFVAGGIKPENIAVILPDESFAEILRLHDRGKMFNFAMGESFTRTRFFQILKCVVTAINDKIRVNLSEDNYANFNEFEFNLHELGAGPELFAKFKNGFEAPCSFEDFRALMEEILALESDPAAAQKAREELFYAQSLVRYFSFTLRQICEIFLIKLARLRLDHVGGGKIGVMGVLESRGLKFEGVIVLDFNDDLVPKRSVNEMFLSSRVRQKAGLIGYVDRENLQRFYYESLIGGAKKVAICYAANEEKIASRFLGEFNAVEDARFSDESYAALFNGEFDGEINTHLDEKNEVKSGQAKTAKERSLFEFDAQGELDSGVNSTDKFDENAAQNETPSENPQALNFIKFTRKTPAKPKIFEQDIIVKHDFFAIPLSFSRLNTYLQCPRRYYYRYILGVKPPVMPQTASAADLGNSLHRALFEYYSKFDRFDLAKFETVLRELNTPPLEREITMIKMEKFKAVEDARYEAGWRVQGLEKELDSVFAGVRITGKIDRIDVCGGELAVIDYKSGKFDAKSLQLPFYEALVGRPCEGYFYDLKDNMNLVAGEASTEALAEAIEQLKSINDTPINFGEAKGAMSEYEDYKILVKGEL from the coding sequence ATGCAAAATTTAGACAAACTTTATATCTTTACCAACTCGCGAAAGATCCGCGAATTTAACGCGAAATTTCAAAACGAACTCGTGCCAAAGGCCATGACGATAGCGCAGTTTGAGCAAAAAGCCGTGCTGGTGCCTGGGCGCTTTGAGGCGGACGAGGCGTACGCGCTGGTGCTGATGCAGCGAGCCTGCGCTAGCGTGAGAGAGGCCTCCGAGCGGCTGCGTATCCCGTCCGAGTTTTTTGCTTTTTTGAAAAACAACGACTATCTTTTTAGCTTTTTTAAGGAGCTCGCCATCAGCAAAAAGAGCGTGGCGGATCTGAAATTTAGCGATATTTACGCCGATTACGAGGAGCATCTGGGTATCCTCGAGGCGGTGCTTGCGCGATATAAGGAGCTACTCGCGGCCGAAAATCTATACGACGGCATCGCGCTACCTGAAATTTACCGGCTAAACGGCGGGTTTGTGAGGGAATTTCGCGAGATTTATCTTGAGGTGGACGGCTTTTTGAGTGAATTTGAATGGGAGCTATTTGGCGAGATCGCAAAGCTAACGACGCTAAAAATCATCTTTCAAACCAGTAAATTTAACAAAAAACTGTTCCTAAAACTAGCCGAAATTTCGGGCATTGACGCGAGCGAGTTTAGTCTATACGGCGAATTTGAGCTAAATTTGAGCTTGCGCGAGCTAAAAAAAACGGGCGCCGTGCGCAAAAATCCGCTCGTTTTAAAAAGAAGCTTTAGCGCTAGAAGCTTGCAGGCGGCCTACGCGATGGCAAAGGCTAGCGAGTTTGTCGCAGGTGGCATCAAGCCCGAAAACATCGCCGTTATCTTGCCCGATGAGAGCTTTGCCGAGATCTTGCGCCTGCATGACCGCGGTAAGATGTTTAACTTTGCGATGGGCGAGAGCTTCACGCGAACGCGATTTTTTCAAATTTTAAAGTGCGTAGTAACCGCGATAAACGACAAAATCCGCGTAAATTTGAGCGAGGATAACTACGCGAATTTTAACGAATTCGAGTTTAATCTGCACGAGCTGGGCGCTGGCCCCGAGCTATTTGCTAAATTTAAAAACGGTTTTGAAGCGCCTTGCTCGTTTGAGGATTTTAGGGCGCTTATGGAGGAGATTTTGGCGCTTGAGAGCGACCCAGCCGCTGCGCAAAAAGCGCGCGAGGAGCTATTTTACGCACAGAGTTTAGTGCGATATTTTAGCTTTACGCTGCGTCAAATTTGTGAGATATTTTTGATAAAGCTAGCGCGCTTAAGGCTTGATCACGTAGGCGGCGGCAAGATCGGCGTGATGGGCGTTTTGGAGAGTCGCGGACTTAAATTTGAGGGCGTCATAGTGCTTGATTTTAACGACGATTTGGTGCCAAAGCGCAGCGTAAACGAGATGTTTTTAAGCTCGCGCGTGCGCCAAAAGGCGGGGCTCATCGGCTACGTAGACCGCGAAAATTTGCAGAGATTTTACTACGAGAGCCTAATCGGCGGCGCGAAAAAAGTGGCGATATGCTACGCGGCAAACGAGGAGAAAATCGCATCGAGATTTCTCGGCGAATTTAACGCCGTGGAGGATGCGAGATTTAGCGACGAGAGCTATGCGGCGCTGTTTAACGGCGAATTTGACGGTGAGATAAACACGCATCTTGACGAAAAGAACGAGGTTAAGTCGGGACAAGCAAAAACCGCCAAAGAGCGGAGTTTGTTTGAATTTGACGCGCAGGGTGAGCTAGATTCTGGCGTAAATTCTACCGATAAATTTGACGAAAACGCCGCGCAAAACGAAACGCCGAGCGAAAATCCGCAAGCGCTAAATTTTATAAAATTTACTCGAAAAACGCCCGCAAAACCTAAAATTTTCGAGCAAGACATCATCGTCAAGCACGATTTTTTCGCTATCCCGCTCTCTTTTAGCAGGCTAAACACCTATTTGCAGTGCCCGCGGCGGTATTATTACAGATATATCCTGGGCGTAAAGCCGCCCGTGATGCCGCAAACCGCGTCCGCGGCGGACTTGGGTAACTCGCTACACAGGGCGCTTTTTGAGTATTATTCTAAATTCGATCGATTTGACCTCGCTAAATTTGAAACGGTGCTAAGAGAGCTAAACACGCCGCCGTTAGAGCGCGAGATAACGATGATAAAGATGGAAAAATTTAAGGCCGTAGAGGACGCGAGATATGAGGCGGGATGGCGCGTGCAGGGGCTCGAAAAAGAGCTTGATAGCGTGTTTGCAGGCGTGCGCATAACCGGCAAAATCGACCGCATAGACGTGTGCGGCGGCGAGCTAGCGGTGATTGACTATAAAAGCGGGAAATTTGACGCCAAATCCTTGCAACTGCCCTTTTACGAGGCGCTCGTTGGTAGGCCTTGCGAGGGGTATTTTTACGATCTTAAAGATAATATGAACTTGGTGGCCGGCGAGGCTAGCACGGAGGCGCTTGCAGAGGCGATCGAGCAGCTAAAATCCATAAACGACACGCCGATAAATTTCGGGGAGGCAAAGGGCGCGATGAGCGAATACGAAGACTATAAAATTTTAGTGAAAGGCGAGCTATGA
- a CDS encoding DUF4006 family protein, with amino-acid sequence MENTNRNVFGLHGATGLLIATGLLLAILATLTYYAIKLQQEVAQKPYTLNASELKMKSADNAKQVRVKE; translated from the coding sequence ATGGAAAACACGAATCGAAACGTTTTCGGCCTCCACGGCGCGACGGGGTTGCTCATCGCGACCGGGCTGCTGCTAGCGATCCTAGCGACGCTCACGTACTACGCGATCAAGCTCCAGCAAGAAGTCGCGCAAAAGCCATACACGCTAAACGCCTCCGAGCTAAAGATGAAGAGCGCGGATAACGCCAAGCAAGTGCGCGTGAAGGAGTAA
- a CDS encoding c-type cytochrome codes for MQWFNLEDNVNLLGLIGAIAIVLATVFVVSRLVGQMKVAKPKAQLSEHSWDGIGEYKNPVPLGWAIVYAICIVWALWYMIAGYPVNSYSQIGEYNEEVAAANAKFEKRFANVDAKTLHAMGESLFLVQCSSCHGITGDGINGKAADLSKWGSEEGIFDTIINGSKGLEYPMGEMPAGMADEEGAKAIAAYIAKEISGIKKTKNENLVETGKELFATCAACHGEDGKGMEGNSPDLSKYGTAEFVEDVLQRGKKGAIGTMPKFSDGRLNALQQKAVGEYVISLSKGE; via the coding sequence ATGCAATGGTTTAATTTAGAAGATAACGTAAATTTACTGGGGCTTATCGGAGCTATTGCTATCGTTTTAGCCACGGTTTTCGTCGTGAGTCGCTTGGTCGGGCAGATGAAGGTAGCAAAACCTAAGGCCCAGCTAAGCGAGCATAGCTGGGACGGCATAGGCGAGTACAAAAATCCCGTACCGCTGGGCTGGGCGATAGTTTACGCGATATGCATCGTCTGGGCCTTGTGGTATATGATCGCCGGCTATCCGGTAAACTCCTACTCGCAAATCGGCGAATACAACGAAGAAGTCGCCGCCGCAAACGCTAAATTTGAAAAACGCTTCGCAAACGTGGACGCCAAGACGCTTCACGCTATGGGCGAGAGCCTATTTTTAGTGCAGTGTTCCTCCTGCCACGGTATAACCGGCGACGGTATAAACGGCAAGGCGGCAGACCTCTCCAAGTGGGGTAGCGAAGAGGGGATATTTGATACGATAATAAACGGCTCAAAAGGCCTTGAGTACCCGATGGGCGAGATGCCTGCGGGTATGGCTGACGAGGAGGGCGCAAAGGCGATCGCGGCCTACATAGCTAAAGAAATTTCGGGCATAAAAAAGACTAAAAACGAAAATTTGGTAGAAACGGGCAAGGAGCTTTTTGCTACCTGCGCGGCGTGCCACGGCGAGGACGGCAAAGGCATGGAGGGCAACTCTCCCGATCTATCTAAATACGGCACGGCCGAGTTTGTCGAGGACGTATTGCAGCGCGGGAAAAAGGGCGCTATCGGTACGATGCCTAAATTTAGCGACGGCAGGCTAAACGCCTTGCAGCAAAAAGCCGTCGGCGAGTACGTCATCTCGCTTTCTAAAGGAGAATAA